CCTGGCCGGCCTCGACGCCCCCGTGCGCATCGCCCTGCTCCACTACGCGCCCACGGACACGACGCTGCACGGCGAGCGCCTGGAGATCTACCCGTTCCTCGGCAGCTACCTGCTGGGGGAGGCAGTGGACCGGGGCGGCGCCGACGTGGCCCTCCACGGCCACGCCCACGGCGGGACCGAGCACGGGCTCACCGACGGCGGCACGCCCGTCCGCAACGTCGCCCAGCCCGTGCTGCGCCGCCCCTACGCGGTCTACTGCTTCACCGCGGCCGGGGAGGCCGGCTGCAACGACGGCTCGGCCCTCGCCGTCGCCCGGTAGCGGGGAGGCCGCCGAGTGGCCATCCACGACGATCGCCAGGCCCGGGTGATCGCCACCCTCAAGCGCACGGTGGCGGCCCTGCGCGACCACGGCGTCCCCTTCGCGGTGGCGGGCAGCCTGGCGTGCTGGGCCCGGGGCGGCCCGATCAGCGACAGCGACGTGGACGTGGTCGTCTCGCCCGACGACGTCGGGCGGGCCGTCGCCGCCCTCGAGCGGGCCGGCATGAAGCACGAGGAGCCGCCCGAGGAGTGGCTCACCAAGGCGCACGACGGCGACGTCACCGTGGACGTGATCTTCCACCCGTCCGGCGTGGCGATCACCCCGCAGGTCCTGGGCCGGGCCGAGGACATACAGGTCATGGCGGTCACCATGCCGGTGCTCCCCCTGGAGGACGTCCTGGTCACCCAGCTCCTGTCGTTCACGGAGCACCACATCGAGTACGAAGGCATGATCGAGACGGCCCGAGCGGTGCGCGAGCAGGTCGACTGGGACGACGTCCGCCGGCGCACCGAGGCGTCCCCCTTCGCCCGTGCTTTCTTCACCGTCGTCGAGGGCCTCGGCATCGTGCCGCCTGCCGGCGGCGACGGTCGCACCCCTTGACGGGAGGGCTGGCGGCGGTCGTGCTGGCCGCCGGCGCCGGCACCCGCCTGCGCCCGCTCACCGACGTCCTCCCCAAGGCCCTCTGCCCGGTCGGCAACGTGCCCCTCGTCGACCTCGCCGTCGAGCGGGCGCGGGCGCTCACCGGCGACATCGCCGTCAACGTCCACGCCGGGCGGGCGCTGATGGAGCAGCACCTCGCCGGCCGGGTCCACCTGTCGGTGGAGGAGCCGGTGGCGCTCGGCACGGCGGG
The DNA window shown above is from Acidimicrobiales bacterium and carries:
- a CDS encoding nucleotidyltransferase, with the protein product MAIHDDRQARVIATLKRTVAALRDHGVPFAVAGSLACWARGGPISDSDVDVVVSPDDVGRAVAALERAGMKHEEPPEEWLTKAHDGDVTVDVIFHPSGVAITPQVLGRAEDIQVMAVTMPVLPLEDVLVTQLLSFTEHHIEYEGMIETARAVREQVDWDDVRRRTEASPFARAFFTVVEGLGIVPPAGGDGRTP